Genomic DNA from Solanum pennellii chromosome 3, SPENNV200:
TTCCTGCTTAAGCAAGCAAGAGATTTGATAGCTTCTGGGGATAATTCCCATAAAGCTCTTGAATTGGCTCATCGAGCAGCAAAGTCATTTGAGAAATGTGCCAATGGAAAACCTAGTTTAGATGTGGTCATGTGTCTGCATGTAACTGCAGCGATATACTGTAATCTGGGCCAGTATGATGATGCCATTCCACTGATAGAGCACTCGTTAGAAATTCCGGTGGTTGAAGAAGGACAAGAACATGCCCTTGCCAAATTTGCTGGTTATATGCAATTGGGTGATACTTATGCAATGTTGGGCCAACTTGAGAACTCGATTGTTTCTTATACCACCGGTATGGAAATCCAAAGACAAGTGTTGGGAGATAGTGATCCCAGAGTTGGTGAGACTTGTCGATATCTTGCTGAGGCTCATGTTCAGGCTTTGCAGTTCGATGAAGCGGAGAAGCTCTGTCAGATGGCTCTTGACATACATAAAGAGAACGGTTCGCCACCTTCACTAGAGGAAGCGGCAGACAGGAGGCTGATGGGACTAATTTGTGAGTCAAAGGGAGACCATGAGGCTGCTCTCGAGCATCTTGTTCTGGCCAGTATGGCGATGGTAGCAAATGGGCAGGAATCTGAGGTGGCATCTGTTGATTGTAGCATTGGAGACACATATTTGTCTCTGAATAGGTATGATGAAGCCATTTTCGCTTACCAAAAGGCACTCACAGCTCTCAAGTCTAGCAAAGGAGAAAACCATCCTGCCGTTGCATCTGTTTTTGTCCGTTTGGCTGACTTGTACAACAGGACGGGAAAGCTAAGGGACTCAAAGTCATACTGTGAGAATGCCCTCAGAATATATGGGAAGCCCATACCTGGGATTGCTCCAGAGGAGATCGCTAACGGTCTTACTGATGTTTCTGCTATTTATGAGTCGATGAATGAGCTTGATCAGGCACTCAAGTTGCTACAGAGAGCGCTGAAGATTTATAACAATGCTCCTGGGCAGCAGAATACCATAGCGGGTATCGAAGCCCAAATGGGGGTGATCTATTATATGTTAGGAAAATATTCTGAATCTTACAACTCCTTTAAAAGTGCCATTTCAAAGCTCAGAGCAAGTGGAGAGAAGAAATCAGCATTCTTCGGAGTCGCCCTTAACCAAATGG
This window encodes:
- the LOC107014697 gene encoding protein KINESIN LIGHT CHAIN-RELATED 3, producing the protein MPGVVMDEIHEVGEVKELKENGNSTPCKENEEGGLGPRNGGEEHVGDGVVEPSIEELYENVCEMQSSDQSPSRHSFGSDGDESRIDSELRHLVGGEMREVEIIEEDEEVQKPEIEDSRSDSVSKKGTSDDVKLDNSPSSSTKDPSSGQPKTPSQLELESETSAKSNSKGRRASLDKKNGNNAKKVVVGGTSRSRQKSSPASGSKLKNGTEDSSDSGLDNPDLGPFLLKQARDLIASGDNSHKALELAHRAAKSFEKCANGKPSLDVVMCLHVTAAIYCNLGQYDDAIPLIEHSLEIPVVEEGQEHALAKFAGYMQLGDTYAMLGQLENSIVSYTTGMEIQRQVLGDSDPRVGETCRYLAEAHVQALQFDEAEKLCQMALDIHKENGSPPSLEEAADRRLMGLICESKGDHEAALEHLVLASMAMVANGQESEVASVDCSIGDTYLSLNRYDEAIFAYQKALTALKSSKGENHPAVASVFVRLADLYNRTGKLRDSKSYCENALRIYGKPIPGIAPEEIANGLTDVSAIYESMNELDQALKLLQRALKIYNNAPGQQNTIAGIEAQMGVIYYMLGKYSESYNSFKSAISKLRASGEKKSAFFGVALNQMGLACVQRYAINEAVELFEESKVILEQEYGPYHPETLGVYSNLAGTYDAVGRLDEAIEILEYIVGVREEKLGTANPDVADEKKRLAELLKEAGRVRNRKARSLENLLDANHRPNAINNDLIIV